The following coding sequences lie in one Microtus ochrogaster isolate Prairie Vole_2 chromosome 6, MicOch1.0, whole genome shotgun sequence genomic window:
- the Hsd17b7 gene encoding 3-keto-steroid reductase, with product MRKVVLITGASSGIGLALCSRLLAEDDELHLCLACRNLSKAGAVRDALLASHPSAQVSIVQMDVSSLRSVVQGAKEVKQKFQRLDYLYLNAGIMPNPQLNLKAFFLGIFSRNVIHMFSTAEGLLTQNDKVTADGFQEVFETNLFGHFILIRELEPLLCHSDSPSQLIWTSSRNAKKSNFSLEDIQHSKGPEPYSSSKYATDLLNVALNRNFNQKGLYSSVICPGVVLTNLTYGILPPFLWILLLPLLWLIRFFANAFTLTPYNGAEALVWLFHQKPESLNPLTKYVSSTTGFGTNYVKDQKMDIDEDTAEKFYQTLLELEKRVRITMEKSDHPS from the exons ATGCGGAAGGTGGTTTTGATCACCGGGGCGAGCAG TGGCATTGGGCTGGCCCTTTGCAGTCGGCTGCTGGCAGAAGACGACGAGCTTCACCTGTGTTTGGCGTGTAGGAACCTGAGCAAAGCCGGAGCCGTTCGTGATGCCCTGCTGGCCTCTCACCCCTCCGCCCAAGTCAGCATTGTGCAGATGGATGTCAGCAGCCTGCGGTCGGTGGTCCAGGGTGCAAAGGAAGTCAAGCAAAA gTTTCAAAGATTAGACTACTTatatctgaatgctgggatcatgCCTAATCCCCAACTAAATCTCAAAGCATTTTTCTTGGGCATCTTTTCAAG AAATGTGATTCATATGTTCTCCACAGCGGAAGGACTGTTGACCCAGAATGACAAGGTCACTGCTGATGGGTTCCAGGAGGTGTTTGAAACAAATCTCTTTGGCCACTTTAtcctg ATCCGGGAACTGGAACCCCTTCTCTGCCACAGCGACAGCCCCTCCCAGCTCATCTGGACCTCTTCTCGTAATGCCAAGAAATCTAACTTCAGCCTTGAGGATATCCAGCACAGCAAAGGCCCGGAACCCTACAGCTCCTCCAAATACGCTACCGACCTTCTGAATGTGGCTTTGAACAGGAATTTCAACCAGAAG GGTCTGTATTCCAGTGTGATTTGCCCAGGCGTAGTACTGACCAATCTGACATATGGAATTCTGCCGCCCTTTTTGTGGATATTGCTCTTGCCGCTGTTATGGCTG ATTCGCTTTTTTGCAAACGCTTTCACTCTGACACCGTACAATGGAGCAGAAGCGCTG GTGTGGCTTTTCCACCAAAAACCTGAGTCTCTCAACCCTCTGACCAAATACGTGAGCTCCACCACAGGCTTCGGGACTAATTACGTCAAGGACCAAAAG ATGGATATAGATGAAGACACCGCCGAAAAATTTTATCAAACCTTATTGGAACTGGAAAAACGTGTTAGGATCACTATGGAAAAATCGGATCACCCCAGCTGA